The Lutibacter sp. A64 genome segment TACGGACAATGTTTACATCCATTTTTACAACAACAGCCTCTTTTTAAAAGGTATTTTTCTGTAAAAACACGATATCCTTGTTTATTAGTATAGTAATCTCCTTCTTCTAAAGGAATGAATTTTTTATATTCCACGGGGTAAAAAATAACATAAAAAAACGTTCTGAAACATCAGAACGTTTTTAACCGTATTATTAACTATTTTCATTCAATTGTTGGTGGATATTTTGCCATTATTTCAGCAAGAAACTCTTTAATTCTGGCTTCTTTTTTAGCTACATCACCAGAAGTAGTTAAACCTCCACTTCCTATCCCTTGCCAAACTAATTCTTTCTTATCTGCATCTATTAAGTCTACAAAAAGTGTTCCTTCTGTATATTTAGAAATATGCATTCCATAATTTGGACCATAATACCAAGGATGCCAACCAATATGCATAGAGTTATTACTATAAACATCAACTTTTTGTCGTGCTTTAGTAAAAATATTTACCAAAATATCTGGATTTTCAGATTTTGTAAAACCTTTAGCAAGCAATTCAGATTCTATTGCTTTTAAAATTCTACGTTTATCTAAATCAGATATTTCAACCTTATCAATTCCTTTTTTATAAAATGCAAACGTTTTATATTTAGAAAAATCTGTTGATGTATCATAATCAGATGTAACTTTTACAGAACTACATGATGCAACTAAAAAAAGTAGCACTAATGGAAGAAATTTTATGGCTTTCATATTCTTGAATTTTACTTTATTGAACATATTTTATGATGAATAGCTTTTATTTTATTACGTTTTTTTTTTAGATATAATCTTAATAAATTAACTTTTAACAAGCTATCTTTCATAACAATTAACATATCAATAATCATACCAGAGTCTTTAACTAAAATACTAATCCAATTTTAAATCTTAAGCTTTAACACAAAATGCTTCTTACTTAAAAACAACAGTTTTATTTTTAAAAACCATTACTTTACGTTTTGTATGTAATTTTAAGGCTCTAGACAATACAATTTTCTCTAAATCTCTACCTTTTAAAATAAAATCTTTAATGGTATTTATATGAGATATACGCGTTATATCTTGTTCAATTATCGGACCTTCATCTAATTCTTCAGTAACATAATGACTTGTTGCTCCTATTATTTTAACCCCTCTTTTAAAAGCCGAATGGTATGGTTTTGCGCCGGGAAATGCAGGTAAAAATGAATGGTGAATATTTATAATTTTATTCGGATATTCTTCAATTAATTTAGAGGAAATTATTTGCATATACCTTGCCAATACAATAAAATCTATTTCAAACTCACGCAATAATTTTAACTGCTCATCTTCAGCCTGTTGCTTTGTTTCTTTAGTTACTTTTATATAATAATAAGGAATATTAAAAGATTTAGCTATAGGCTCTAAATCTTGATGATTGCTTATTATTAATGGTATTTCCACCTCCAATTCATTTGTAGTATACCTACTTAAAATATCATACAAACAATGCTCGTATTTAGATACAAACAATGCCATTTTAGGTTTTTGATCGGAATCATACATACGCCAAGTCATCTCAAATTTATCGGCAATAACATCCCTAAAAACATTTTTAAATACACGAAAAGAGAACGATTCTTTTAAAAGTTCACATTCCAATCGCATAAAAAACATATTATCTTCTCTATCAACATGCTGATCTATATATACAATATTTCCGTTTTGTTGATGTATAAAATTAGTTACAGCAGCAATTATACCTTTACTGTCTTTACAATTTATAAGTATTGTTATTTTTTTCATTACTAAAATTTATGTGTCAAAATTAAATAAAAATAACACTGTAATTACCGTTACTTAAAATGTTATCTATTTAATAATAAAATATTTGTATTTTTAAAAAATTCATAAATTGCAGCAACAAATATTTATAAATATTACGAAATGAAAAAAATCACACCTTTTAAACCCGTAAATAAAATACGAATTGTAACTGCTGCTTCGCTTTTTGATGGCCATGATGCATCCATAAATATTATGCGTAGAATTATTCAAGCAACTGGTGTAGAAGTTATTCATTTAGGTCATGACAGAAGCGTTGAAGAAGTAGTAAATTGCGCTATTCAAGAAGATGCCAATGCAATTGCAATCACTTCTTATCAAGGCGGACATACTGAATATTTTAAATATATGTTAGACCTTTTAAAAGAAAAAAACGCTGCACATATTAAACTTTTTGGCGGTGGTGGAGGTGTAATACTTCCTTCTGAAATTGAAGAATTAATGCAGTACGGAATCACAAAAATTTATTCTCCAGACGATGGTAGAAGCCTTGGACTACAAGGTATGATTAATGATATGGTTAAAAAAAGTGACTTTACCACTGGTGAATTTATTGATTTTAAAGTTTCGGACTTAAAAAGTAAAAACGACCGACAATTAGCAATTGCTATTTCAGCTGCTGAAAACTTTTCAGAAAAACATACTAAATTTATTAAAGAAATTAGAAATTCATCAAAAACATCTGATACACCAGTTTTAGGTATTACAGGTACTGGTGGTTCTGGAAAATCTTCTACCGTAGATGAAATTGTAAGACGCTTTTTAAATGATTTTCCTACAAAAACAATTGCAATTGTTTCGGTAGACCCTTCAAAACGTAAAACTGGAGGCGCGCTTTTAGGCGATAGAATTAGAATGAATGCCATTAACAACAACCGTGTTTATATGCGCTCATTAGCCACACGTCAGGCCAACTTAGCACTTTCAAAACACATAAATGATGCAGTTAACATTCTAAAAGTTGCTGGTTTTGATTTGGTTATTTTAGAAACTTCTGGAATTGGACAAAGCGATACTGAGATTATAGAACACTCTAACGTTTCTATGTATGTTATGACACCAGAATATGGCGCTGCAACACAATTAGAAAAAATTGATATGCTAGATTTTGCAGATATAATTGCACTTAATAAATTTGATAAACGCGGCGCCTTAGATGCACTTAGAGATGTAAAAAAACAATACCAACGCAATCATAATTTATGGGAAGAAGCTATTGATTCTATGCCAGTTTTTGGCACTATTGCTTCACAATTTAACGATCTTGGTACAAATCAATTATACCGCTTTTTAATTGAAAAAATAAACGAAAAAACCAATTATGATTTTAAAAGTAATTTTAAATTTAAAACAAATTCGGTTAAAAATCAATTTATAATTCCTCCAAATAGAACCCGCTATTTATCTGAAATCACCGAGAATAATAGATCTTACAGCAAAAAAAGCCTTCAACAAAAAGAAATAGCTGAAAAATTATATGGAATTTACAAAACTATTTGTTCCGCTGCAAACGTCATTTCAACGGAAACAACACAAACCTTTCTTTCTGAAACTGGGTTAAACGAAGATGAGATTCTAAAACAAGTTGACAATAGCGAAAATCACCAATTAATTTCACTGTTATTTAAAGAATTTACTCGTGTAAAAATGGATTTAAATCCGCATAATTGGAACATCATTTTAAACTGGGAAATCAAAAAACAAGCTTATAAAAATGAAGTATATTCTTATAAAGTACGAGATAAAGAAATTCAAATAAAAACACATAGCGAAACACTTTCTCATTTACAAATTCCAAAAATTGCATTACCAAAATATGAAGCTTGGGGAGCAATTTTATATTGGACTTTAGAAGAAAATGTACCAGGAGAATTTCCGTATACCGCCGGACTTTTTCCTTTTAAAAGAACTGGAGAAGATCCTACAAGAATGTTTGCAGGTGAAGGAAGTCCGGAACGCACAAACAGACGTTTTCATTATGTAAGTTTAGGCTTACCTGCAAAACGCCTATCCACCGCTTTCGACTCTGTAACTTTATATGGAAATGACCCAAATATTCGTCCAGATATTTATGGTAAAATTGGAAACGCCGGTGTTTCTATTTGTTGTTTAGACGATGCTAAAAAATTATATTCAGGTTTTGAATTAACAAACCCTACAACATCTGTTTCTATGACTATTAACGGCCCAGCCCCAATAATGCTAGGCTTTTTTATGAATGCCGCCATAGACCAAGAATGCGAGAAATACATTATAAAAAACAACCTTAAAGAAGAAGTTGAAGCTAAAATAGGTTCAATTTATAAGAAAAAAGGAGTTAACAGGCCAAAATATCAAGGAAAACTTCCCGAAGGAAACAACGGTTTAGGTTTGCTATTATTAGGTGTAACTGGAGATGAAATACTACCAAATGAAATTTATCAAAAAATTAAAGCTGAAACTATTTCAAAAGTTAGAGGTACTGTTCAAGCTGATATTTTAAAAGAAGATCAGGCACAAAATACCTGTATTTTCTCTACTGAATTTGCATTGCGTTTAATGGGTGATGTTCAAGAATACTTCATTAAAAATAGTATTCGAAATTTTTATTCAGTCTCTATATCTGGCTATCATATTGCAGAAGCTGGTGCAAATCCAATTTCGCAACTTGCATTTACTTTGGCAAACGGATTTACATATGTAGAATATTATCTTTCTAGAGGAATGGATATTAATAAATTTGGACCAAATCTTTCATTCTTTTTTTCAAATGGTATCGATCCAGAATACGCAGTAATTGGTAGAGTTGCTCGTAAAATTTGGGCAAAAACATTAAAATATAAATACGGAGCAAATTCAAGAGCTCAAATGTTAAAATATCATATTCAAACTTCAGGTCGTAGTTTACACGCACAAGAAATAGATTTTAATGATATTAGAACCACATTGCAAGCTTTGTATGCAATTTACGACAATTGTAATAGCTTACATACAAATGCTTATGACGAGGCAATTACAACTCCTACGGAAGAAAGTGTACGTAGAGCTATGGCAATTCAATTAATTATTAACAAAGAATTAGGTTTAGCTAAAAATGAAAATCCAATTCAAGGTGCATTTATTATTGAAGAATTAACCGATTTAGTTGAGGAAGCAATTTATTTAGAGTTTGATAGAATTACAGACAGAGGTGGTGTTTTAGGTGCTATGGAAACTATGTACCAACGCAGTAAAATTCAAGAAGAAAGCTTGTATTATGAAACATTAAAACACAATGGTAAATTTCCAATTATTGGTGTAAATACGTTTTTAAGCAGTAAAGGATCTCCAACAATTTTACCTCAAGAAGTAATAAGAGCAACTGAAAAAGAAAAACAACATCAAATAAATGTAGTTAAAAATTTAAACACCGCTAATGCAAATAAAGTAAAGGAACAACTTAAACTATTAAAACAAAAATCCGTTAACAATGAAAATATTTTTGAGCAATTAATGGAAGCTTGCAAAGTATGTTCTATTGGACAAATTACAGAAGCTTTATTTGAAGTTGGTGGTCAGTATAGACGGAATATGTAATTTTTTCAATTAAAAATGCATCTTTTTAATCATTTTTCAGTCTACTATATGAATATAAAATTTAATAATATGAAAAATAAAAATGAATGTTCTTGTAATTGTGAAGGTTGTAAAACTGGAAATTGTGAAAACTGCACTTGCTCAAATTGCACTTGTACAAATTGTAACTGTTAAAAAATGACAACAAATCAAGTTTGGAATAACTATTCAACAGATTTAAAACAATTTATCATCAGCAAAGTAAAAGATACTACTATTGCTGATGATATTTTGCAAGATATTTTTATTAAAATCCACACAAAACTTCATACTTTAAAAGACTTAAACAAGCTAAAATCTTGGACTTTTTCAATAGCTAGAAATTCTATTATGGATTATTATAATTCTAGAAATTTAGTTTTTGATATACCTGAATTAGAAGTTGATTTTGAAATTGAAAATAAAGAACATACTGAAAAAGATTGTTTGCATGGAATTTTAAAAAACCTTCCAAAAAAATACAGAGACCCTCTATTCTTATCAGATATAAAAGGAATAAAACAAACAGAAATCTCTAAAATATTAAATCTTCCTTTACCAACAGTAAAATCTCAAATTCAAAGAGCTAGAAAATTAATTGCTCAAGGTTTTATGGATTGTTGCGGGTATGTTATTAACGAAAAAGGAGTGCTACAGGGTGAATTAAAAGATAAAAAAGATTGTAAAATTTGTAATTAAATTACAGCAAAGAATTTACATAACGCCTGTGCATTCTTTTTAATAAAATAAGCTCTTTTCTAAGCAACCTTACAAAGTCTTTTCCCTGTATTTTAGTATTTTCTAACTTTACACAATTAGTGTATAAATTATCTATAAAATACTGAAGTGATTTTGCATATTTTAATTTTAATCTTGGATTTTCTTGAATTTCTGTTTCGGCAATTTTAGGCACCAAACCTAAAGAATCCATCACCAAAATATTAGCATATTTATCCGATGCCGATTTAGACAGATACATTTTATTTATACTTTTATCGTTTGTTACGTATGCAGCAACGCTTCGCGACAGACGAAAAACCTCTAACGATTTTTGATAAATTGTAGATTGACTTAAATTGTATCCTTTATTTTCTTGCATATCTTTAAAAAACTAACCCAAATTTAACAAGAATTCTCATAATTCATATTTAATAATTAAAGACAAATAACTATTTTAATTTAAATTTTAATATTTTTACTTTAAATTCTTTAATTATGAAATTAGACGATATAAACTGGAACATCTTAAAATGTTTGCAACAAAATTCACGCCAGTCTAATACTGAAATTGCAAAAAAAGTTGGTATTACTTCGCCAGCTGTTGCAGAAAGAATTAGGAAAATGGAGGATATTGGTATAATTGAAGGTTACTTTGCTAAAATTTCATATACCGAAACAAACTATCAGTTAAAAGCTATAATCACTTTAAGAGCTTTTATGGGGCGTTTAAAACCATTTTTAGAAACTGTAAAAACATTTGACGAAGTTGTAAATTGCTATAGAATTACGGGAAACGAAAATATTATTATGGAAGTAGTTTTAAAAAACCAACAACATTTAGAGCAACTTATAGACAAACTTATTACCTACGGCGAAACTAGAACCCATATTGTACTATCAGACATTGTAAATAACAACCCTATTTTGAAAAAAATTTAAAAGTTACATCTCATAACTAGCGCTCGTTTTCAACAAGTACCTCAGCTAACGCAAGCCTTATACATGTGCCGTCTTCTAAAATTTAATTACCCATCAGTATCAATAATTGTTAAAGCCAAACGGATTTTAAAATAGGCAATTTCAGCATTAAAATATTCAAAATAAGGCTTTAACGCAAAAGGACTTTCTAATTTTTCTTTAGCTCTCCTTACTTTTTCAACCTCTTCTTTAGTAACAAAATTATAAATATCTATATCTTTTCCTTCGGTATATAACAATGCTAAATGCGAAAAAATAGTAGTTGATTTTAAGTTTCTTTTTTCAGCAATTTCATCAATTGTTAAACCTTCTTTATATAAATCGTAAGTAATTTTGTGTGTGTCTTTCTTTTTGCGAGATTTTATTTTCTCATTTGAAAAAGCTACAATTTCAGCAATAAAATCCTCTCCATAAACCTCTAATTTACGCTGCCCTACTCCACTTATTTCTAAAAAGTCTGATTCACTCATTGGTCTAGCACGTTCTATTTCTTTTAAAGTTGCATCATTAAATACTAAATATGCTGGTATTTTTTCTGCCAACGCAATTTCCTGACGTAATTTTCTTAAACGTTCAAACAAAGTATCGCGTTTTGCTTTTTTAGTTTTAGTTGTTTTTTCATCATCAACTGGTTGTTCTTTAAATTCAACTGGTTTGGTTAAATTAACAACTTCATTTTTAAACAATACTTTTTCAGAAAAATCGGTTAGTTGTAAGGCATTATTTTTATGAAACGCAATTTCGCAATATCCTTGATTAATTAATTGAACAATATACTGCTGCCAATCTCTCCAAGAAATATCTTTTCCAACTCCGTGAGATTTTAATTTATCGTATCCTTTTTCTAAAATAGTTGCATTTTGCGCACCACGTAAAACATCAATTACGGTTCCAATTGCTTCACTTTCTTTTAATCTTGTAATTACAGACAATGCTTTTTGAGCAATTACAGTACCGTTAAAAAACTGTGGCGGATTTTTACAAACATCACAGTTTACACAATTTTCGGCTAATAATTCACCAAAATAACTCAGCAATATTTTTCTTCGGCAAGTTGTAGCTTCAGAAAACTGCTTCATTCTTTCTAATTTTGCTGCTTGCACTTCTTCATTAGTAGCTCCGCTTATAAATTTTCGTAACTGTATAACATCCGAATAACTATGAAATAATAAGGCATTCGCTTTTAATCCATCCCTTCCACTACGTCCAATTTCCTGATAATAACCTTCAATATTTTTAGGCATATTATAATGTATAACCCAACGTACATTAGATTTATCTATTCCCATTCCAAATGCAATAGTTGCACAAACAACTTGCACTTTATCATAAATAAATTCTTCTTGGGTTTTGGTTCTTTCATTAAAACTTAAACCTGCATGGTACGATTTTGCGTTAATTCCGTTTAACTTAAGTTTGGAAGCTATTTGCTCAGTTCCTTTACGACTTAAACAATAAATTATACCCGATTCTTTTGGCTGTTTTTTTATGAATTTAATTATTTGAGATATTCTATCATTTGCCGGACGCACTTCCAACTCAATATTTTTTCTATCAAATGAAGCAATAAATTGTGTAGCGTGTGGTATGTTTAATTGCTCAATAATATCTGCCCTTGTAGCTTTGTCTGCGGTTGCAGTTAAAGCTATAATTGGTGTGTTTGGCAATGAGTTTTTTAAAAAACCAAGCTGCTGGTACGATGGTCTAAAATCGTGTCCCCAAGACGAAATACAATGTGCTTCATCAATAGCAATACAGCTTATAAACTCTTCATTTAAAATATTTTCTAAATACGATAAACTTTCTGGCGCTACATATAAAAGTTTTAATTCTTTTCTATAAATTTTCTCAAAAATCTCAGTTTGTTCTTCTGTTTCTTGACTACTATTGTAAAAATCAGCTTCAATTCCGTTTGCTTTTAAGCCATCTACTTGGTCTTTCATTAAAGCAATTAATGGTGAAATTACCAAAGTTAATCCATCAAACAATAACGCAGGTAATTGAAAACAAATAGACTTCCCTCCTCCTGTTGGCATAATTACCAAATTATCGTTTTTTTTAAGTACGGAAGTTATAATTTGTTCCTGTTGATCACGAAATGAATCGTAACCAAAGTACTTTTTTAACGTAGGAATTAATTTTTCTTGGGATTCTTTTATAGTCATTTAACAAATTTTCTACAAAAATACATTTAATTAACAAATTAGAAGAAATTGAAATTACCAATACTATTTTCAATATTATTTCAATATTTTCTAAAGATTGTAAGTTTCATTTACAATATATTAAAATTTTTATCGGATAGTTTAGTTTATAAGGCTTAAACGTCAACTTCTTATAAAAAAAAGTATGCTTCCCTCGTAAAACTTTCGTAATTTCGTCAGCTTAAAGTTTGACTTACAAAATAAATTAAAAAAAGATGAGTAAAATAATGACAGTCGACATATTGTCGAGTATTAAAGGAGCACAACCCTCTGAGGCTGTGAACAAATTATTTGATGTAATTAAAAATGCACAACCAACAAATAATAATTCTTTAAATAATGTCAATTATAATTGCGTATCGGTTAATAATTTAAGAGAAGATGTTGTTATTGAAAGTTCAGCTATTGAGAAACAACTAATTATTGAAAACTTCCCGAATAAAAAGAATGGTTATTTAGTAGTTGCAAAAATTATTGAAGACTAGAAACAATTACAGATTTCAAATTATGAATTACGAGTTGTAATTTAAAAATTCAACTACTAACAATTCAACACAAAATTAAATGGATTCTCAAATAAAACACATACACCAACAATTGGTGACTCAACAAATAACTTGTACAGAACTGGTACAAGAAAGATTAAACTTACTTAAAGAAAACACACATAATACCGTAAATTCTTTATTAGATGATTCTGCTTTAGAATTGGCTGAAAAAGTAGATACCAAAATAAAAAATGGTGAAACTATTGGACTTTTAGAAGGTATTCCTTTTGGAGTTAAAGATGTATATATGTTACAAGGAACTTACACTACTGCTAGTTCCGATTTATTAAAAAATTACAAATCTGCTTATACTGCAACGGCAATTCAAAAATTATTAGATGCTGGCGCAATACCGTTAGTAAAAGAAAATTGCGATAGTTTTGGACACGGTTCATCTAGTGAAAACACTATTTTTGGAGCCGTTAAAAACGCTGTAAACCCTGAATTAGTTGCTGGTGGTTCTAGCGGTGGTTCAGCTGTAAATGTTGCTAAAGATTATACTGTATTTTCAATTGGTGGAGATACTGGAGGTTCTATTCGCCAGCCTGCTGGTTACAACCATATTTATGGTTTAAAACCAACTTACGGGCGTATTTCTAGATATGGAATAATGGCTTATGCATCGTCTACCGATTGTGTTGGCCCTCTTGCTAAATCTGTTGAAGATATTCGTATCATTTTAAATACAATGAGTGGAAAAGATATTAAAGATCAAACTTCAATTATATCAAAAGAAATTGACGAAAAAGCAATTTTAAATAACACGGTGAAAACAATAGGTTACTTTAAAAACTTTATTGATAATGATGCTATTGATGCTGAAGTAAAAGCTGATTTTTTAGCCAATATTGAAAAAATTAAAGCAACCGGAATTAAAGTTAAAAAATTAGATTTCTTTAAATCTGATATTTTAGTATCTACCTATTATACGCTAGCAATGGCAGAAACTGCTTCCAACTTATCGCGTTTAGATGGAACTAATTACGGTAACAGAATAGAATCTGAAAATTTAATTGAATCTTACGCTGTAACACGTTCTGAAAATTTTTCAGAAGAAACAAAACGCAGAATTGTTGGAGGAAATCAAGTTTTATCGCAAGGTTTTTCTGATGAAATTTACCTAAAAGGATTGGCTTTAAGAGATCAAATTTCAGAAAACTTTAGTAAGGATTTTAAAGAAGTTGATGTTATTTTATCACCCGTTACACCAAGTGCTCCACCTAAAATTGGAGAAAGTTTAAAAGACCCGCACGCTATGTATTTATCTGACGTTTATACTGTTGGTTTTAGTTTAGGACAATTACCTACCTTAACCATACCTCAAGGAACAGTTACAGGTTTGCAAATTACGGCGGCAAAAAATAATGAAGAACTTATATTGAAGTTTGCTAACTTCTTAAAAGAAACTATATAATGGAATTAGAACAATTAAATGCTGCTATAAAAAAGCACGATTTAGAATTGGTAATAGGACTGGAAACTCACGTTCGATTAAATACCAAAACCAAGTTGTTTTGTTCTTGTCCAAATCAAGAAATTGAAACACCAAACACTAATATTTGTTCGGTCTGTACAGGACAAATGGGAGTTTTACCTGCCATAAACAAAGAAGCTATTACCAAGGCTATTTATTTTGGAAAAGCGGTAGAATCTTCGTTCGACAATGAAGTAATATCCTGGGACAGAAAACATTACGAATATCCAGACAATCCAAAAAACATACAAATAACGCAATTTCACAACCCTATAATTCCAGACGGACACGTTTCTTGTTATAGAAATGATGGTTCACAATTTACTGTGAATTTAACTCAGGTTCATATTGAAGAAGATGCGGCAAAATTAATGCACGAGAAAAAAATATCGTTGGTTGATTTTAACAAAGCCGGTGTTCCTTTAATTGAAATTGTTACAGAACCTTGTATCAGAAATATTGAAGATGCTTCAACCTACGCACAATACATTCAACGTATTGTTCAAAATTTAGGAATTTCTGAAGCAAACCTTGAAAAAGGTGAATTTAAATCAGACGTTTCTGTGTCTTTACGTAAACGAAGAACTTACGATTTAAACCCAAGAACTGAAATTAAAAACTTGAATTCGTTTAAGTTTATGGTTGATGCTTTAAAGGAAGAAATTGAAAAACAACTTAATTATTACGTTGAACATAAAGAATTTAGACCTGATCAAACCACAGTTTTATGGGATGCTGATTTAAAGCAAACCAAAACAATGCGTAAAAAAGAATTTGAAGCAGATTACCGTTTTATTTCTGAACCAGATTTACCTTTTGTAAGCATTAAAAACGAAATTAAAGCAATTTCTGTAGATTCAAGCGCATTGCCTTTTGCTGTTGAAACTGTTTTAATTAAAGGTGGTGTTTTACCGCAAGACGCAAAGTTTTTTACTGCCGACGCTATACGTTCTAAAGTATTTATGGACATAAATAAGGTTTTAAAAGATCCTTCTTTTGTTGCAAAAACTTTAGTAAACAATATAAAACCAGATGATTATTCAGCAATAAATAATATTGAAAGTTTAATAGAAATATTTCAATTATTTAAAGCCGAAAAAATTACAGCTGTATTGGCTCAAAACGGAATTACTTCGTATTTAAAAGATAGAACTTTTGATTACAACAAGTATTTTGAAGAAAACACTATTTCAGAAGATAAAATTAAAGAAGCAATACTAAAAGTAATTTCAGAAAATGAAGCTATAGCTAATGATATTAAATCTGGAAACCAAGGAAAAGCAGGTATTTTAGTTGGTAAAATTATTGCAATTATTGGAAAAGGAGCTTCTGGAAAAGTTATTAGACAAGGTATTTTAAATGAACTAAATGCTAGTAATACAAATTTAAAAGATTCTCAAGAAGCTAAAAACAAGTTGAACGGAATTGAAGAACATACTTCAAAAGAACAAGACGAAACACTTCCTGAAATTCCTATTATAATTAAAGATACGTATAGAACGCACAAAGCTTCAGAAATATCAGAAAAAAACATCACCGAAAAAGTTACATTAGCAGGTTGGGTTTCAAGTGTTCGTGACCACGGTGAATTAATGTTTATTGATTTACGAGATTCAAGTAATGAAATTTTTCAAGTACGTTTAAGTAGAGAATCGTTTCCAAATTTAGATGAACTTGTAAAATTAAAACCAGAAACAGTAATTTCTGTAACTGGAAACATTGTGCAACGT includes the following:
- a CDS encoding DUF5522 domain-containing protein, which encodes MEYKKFIPLEEGDYYTNKQGYRVFTEKYLLKRGCCCKNGCKHCPYGYDKKTDSFKK
- a CDS encoding DUF4136 domain-containing protein, which gives rise to MKAIKFLPLVLLFLVASCSSVKVTSDYDTSTDFSKYKTFAFYKKGIDKVEISDLDKRRILKAIESELLAKGFTKSENPDILVNIFTKARQKVDVYSNNSMHIGWHPWYYGPNYGMHISKYTEGTLFVDLIDADKKELVWQGIGSGGLTTSGDVAKKEARIKEFLAEIMAKYPPTIE
- the purU gene encoding formyltetrahydrofolate deformylase, producing MKKITILINCKDSKGIIAAVTNFIHQQNGNIVYIDQHVDREDNMFFMRLECELLKESFSFRVFKNVFRDVIADKFEMTWRMYDSDQKPKMALFVSKYEHCLYDILSRYTTNELEVEIPLIISNHQDLEPIAKSFNIPYYYIKVTKETKQQAEDEQLKLLREFEIDFIVLARYMQIISSKLIEEYPNKIINIHHSFLPAFPGAKPYHSAFKRGVKIIGATSHYVTEELDEGPIIEQDITRISHINTIKDFILKGRDLEKIVLSRALKLHTKRKVMVFKNKTVVFK
- a CDS encoding methylmalonyl-CoA mutase family protein; the protein is MKKITPFKPVNKIRIVTAASLFDGHDASINIMRRIIQATGVEVIHLGHDRSVEEVVNCAIQEDANAIAITSYQGGHTEYFKYMLDLLKEKNAAHIKLFGGGGGVILPSEIEELMQYGITKIYSPDDGRSLGLQGMINDMVKKSDFTTGEFIDFKVSDLKSKNDRQLAIAISAAENFSEKHTKFIKEIRNSSKTSDTPVLGITGTGGSGKSSTVDEIVRRFLNDFPTKTIAIVSVDPSKRKTGGALLGDRIRMNAINNNRVYMRSLATRQANLALSKHINDAVNILKVAGFDLVILETSGIGQSDTEIIEHSNVSMYVMTPEYGAATQLEKIDMLDFADIIALNKFDKRGALDALRDVKKQYQRNHNLWEEAIDSMPVFGTIASQFNDLGTNQLYRFLIEKINEKTNYDFKSNFKFKTNSVKNQFIIPPNRTRYLSEITENNRSYSKKSLQQKEIAEKLYGIYKTICSAANVISTETTQTFLSETGLNEDEILKQVDNSENHQLISLLFKEFTRVKMDLNPHNWNIILNWEIKKQAYKNEVYSYKVRDKEIQIKTHSETLSHLQIPKIALPKYEAWGAILYWTLEENVPGEFPYTAGLFPFKRTGEDPTRMFAGEGSPERTNRRFHYVSLGLPAKRLSTAFDSVTLYGNDPNIRPDIYGKIGNAGVSICCLDDAKKLYSGFELTNPTTSVSMTINGPAPIMLGFFMNAAIDQECEKYIIKNNLKEEVEAKIGSIYKKKGVNRPKYQGKLPEGNNGLGLLLLGVTGDEILPNEIYQKIKAETISKVRGTVQADILKEDQAQNTCIFSTEFALRLMGDVQEYFIKNSIRNFYSVSISGYHIAEAGANPISQLAFTLANGFTYVEYYLSRGMDINKFGPNLSFFFSNGIDPEYAVIGRVARKIWAKTLKYKYGANSRAQMLKYHIQTSGRSLHAQEIDFNDIRTTLQALYAIYDNCNSLHTNAYDEAITTPTEESVRRAMAIQLIINKELGLAKNENPIQGAFIIEELTDLVEEAIYLEFDRITDRGGVLGAMETMYQRSKIQEESLYYETLKHNGKFPIIGVNTFLSSKGSPTILPQEVIRATEKEKQHQINVVKNLNTANANKVKEQLKLLKQKSVNNENIFEQLMEACKVCSIGQITEALFEVGGQYRRNM
- a CDS encoding sigma-70 family RNA polymerase sigma factor, whose amino-acid sequence is MTTNQVWNNYSTDLKQFIISKVKDTTIADDILQDIFIKIHTKLHTLKDLNKLKSWTFSIARNSIMDYYNSRNLVFDIPELEVDFEIENKEHTEKDCLHGILKNLPKKYRDPLFLSDIKGIKQTEISKILNLPLPTVKSQIQRARKLIAQGFMDCCGYVINEKGVLQGELKDKKDCKICN
- a CDS encoding Lrp/AsnC family transcriptional regulator; this translates as MKLDDINWNILKCLQQNSRQSNTEIAKKVGITSPAVAERIRKMEDIGIIEGYFAKISYTETNYQLKAIITLRAFMGRLKPFLETVKTFDEVVNCYRITGNENIIMEVVLKNQQHLEQLIDKLITYGETRTHIVLSDIVNNNPILKKI